AAAACTCAGGAAAAAAGGGAGGATCCTAATCCAATTTTGTATCAAAGCTGAGATgagttaaattgagataaaagttaaaagttaaataaaatattattatattaatataattttttaatatatttttattttaaaaattaaaaaagttaaatttttattatattttatttaaaaatttaaaataattataataattaaatgagatgatatgaattGAGATAGAGtatttcattatccaaaccacCCCTTAAccttttaattcatcatattatgATTTTACGATGATTATGTGTAGAAATGCGTGAATAAACgtgtctttttttaaaaagatattttttttaagagtacCTGAGAGATGCATCCGCCAAGTCCGATGCCCtcaaaaaattgatgaaaactCAACGCTGCTATTAGAGGCTTGATTGTCTTTGGACTTTCTGAAGCACCAAGCGATACCCCGATAACAACAGAATGAACCACAATGCCCAACTCCAGAACCTGTGCATTGCGTTGATTTATACAAAGTCAAGCCTTTTTAGTccttttaacaaaattattgtAGAAATATTGCTTTTATgccttacttaaaaaaaaaatagctgcGTATGAATATTGAActgagttctttataaatagtagtgagttaaaatagtgaaataaattatgtgtagtatatttaagatgagtttatatgtatttagatattaaaatgaacttagtactatttatgagaaattgaaaaaaattatgagtctAACGTATAAAgagattaaaatttgaaaagggtTGTAGGTCCcatgtgtaaaaaaaatttaaattgaaatgagtttagttatttaaaagttatgtatttaaatattaaattcagtttaaaattaaactaaattaaattaatctcaagTGTGGAGTCGCCCACTATCACCACCTCTAAGCATGTAAGTTTAGGATGCACCTAATCAATTAAATCTTTATTTACCATTTTGGGCAACCTgcttaagaaattaattttccTATTTAGATTGAGAGATAGGAAAATGGGAATCtaattatcttatcttatctatttaaatagctgtttcttctcattttgcttgtcttttataaaatattaattaaaagaataatgatatacactatatttttatcttgtttttatttttttaagtaagatGTAGctcatttaatattattaaataataataaaatatttaataaataattatttaataataataaatatattacattatatttaattggataaaaataaaatgataacacaatgtataaaatttttatatttaaaaattctacCAACCTTTGGAGTTATGAACCCAACCTCTACGAGGGAAAAGTATGATACCAACCTCTGGAGTTATGTCCCCAAGAAGTTTTCTTTTAAAGGCTTTtgcataaattataatttatgggCATAAAAATTAGAGAACTTACTTTTTGGAGGATAATTGACAATTTTATAGTGCATTAAAAATGTCGTTATTGCTCGACtctcaaaaaataatatgacaTAAGACCATTCACATCcagtttattataattttttctaaattttaattagaaattatatttcttataattatctcctaaattttactcatgTTTAAAAAATCCTCTTACattctattttttatcatttctctaatttattaaaataatcattttatattctattttattattatttctactaatttatttctacatttttaactatttcatataaaatatatataaaaataaatttaagagaTGAATTGTGATGCCTTATATTTGACTTCTCAAATATAGAAAATCACAGTTTCATCCTAAACCTATACCTTAAAATAGAAAACCAGATATAAGGcttattttatcaaaaagttAACTTGACTTCCTAGATTTTATGGATAATAATGGTTTAGGGCATCAGATGAGAATGCTATGATGTTGAGGATGAACTACGAATAGTTTTCATTacttcaaattaattaagaaaatagagaaaacataagaattgaaaattttgaaaattatgctAATTCTTGCATAAGAAGATCACTAGTGATCAGATGGATGCTTTTTAACTCTAGAAAAAAAGTGCTGGTTGCATATGTAATCTCTGCGTCCATCAAAAttatagaagagagagagagagagagcgaggggTAAAAGAGTCCTTGATTTACCTGAGATATTATGCGGTGGCGGATGAGATCAGATGAATTCGACCTCTCTAAGACAAATGCAGGACCATGAACATGTGCCCCATCACTTTCCTCATCGGCGTTCACCGGCTGAGCTTTTCTAAGCTCAGACCTCTTTTGGTACCCTGTTGCAAAAGCTTCCATCATCATAGTTCCAATGGCCGACACCATTGCTACAAAACCGGTAAAGGGAAACTTTCCCCACAGATTTCCCCCGACGCACGGGCTCGTCAAGCTTGCAAAAGCATCGGGAAGTACGTGAATGAACCCGGTTGCCAAGATCACCCCGGCTGCGAAGGCCTTTATAAGGAAATAAATATCTTTCTCTGGGTGAAATAATGTTTTCTTTACCAAATATGGAAGACAAACTCCTAGCGAACTGG
This sequence is a window from Carya illinoinensis cultivar Pawnee chromosome 9, C.illinoinensisPawnee_v1, whole genome shotgun sequence. Protein-coding genes within it:
- the LOC122275458 gene encoding zinc transporter 5-like, coding for MIKFRRFSCKFLTITSLILLVGGPILVSSKCICESQEGDRKTSNALKYKLVAMASILIASSLGVCLPYLVKKTLFHPEKDIYFLIKAFAAGVILATGFIHVLPDAFASLTSPCVGGNLWGKFPFTGFVAMVSAIGTMMMEAFATGYQKRSELRKAQPVNADEESDGAHVHGPAFVLERSNSSDLIRHRIISQVLELGIVVHSVVIGVSLGASESPKTIKPLIAALSFHQFFEGIGLGGCISQAKFKHRTVAIMILFFSLTTPAGIAVGIGISNAYKENSPTALIVQGLLLSGSAGILIYMALVDLLAADFMNPKMLTNFRLQIGANFTLLLGACFMSLLTLGD